The Zingiber officinale cultivar Zhangliang chromosome 2A, Zo_v1.1, whole genome shotgun sequence genomic sequence aaactagaaagggaagcgcacaagtgttgttttagTAATTGCTTGTTCTATCTAgctttttggaccaaggctatatttataaacTTGgttggggcacctggaagggttccaggtgcctggaaggggataaaactttatcctttcatAACGGATCGTGATCAAATGCGATCCGGATAAAAGTCCATTCTGGGTGCCCGAAAGGGTTTCGGCcgcccggacccttaaagtcaacaacaTTGACTTTTTTTGATCCAGGCCCTCTGCTCCAGTgttgctcgtctcggtccgggtcttccactccggctctgctcacttgggtgatttcggccatccagaatcgagctcacccgaacccaactcccggCCTTCTCGAACaaacttccgctccgacttctcatccctcgaaaatgtcacgcacctccttctcgtctgctcatgtactcttccgcagcacctcatccctcagacgcactaagcccatcgactctctcccgtgccatccttctcgctaactgcgtgcTATGGTGCAGTGGCAGggcatccaggttgtcacccatgCACCCACAGTTCGAGCCCCAGCTATGGcgaatttgtaggaatttttcctccaaatgagccACGCAACTAAAGAATGCTGGGCTCCTGGGCTACCCACtatgagcgcttcccgatttaccctggtggtcggtggaaaacttccgtggggccgggccggtcaccccagactcgacgttacccagcctggttaatcatttttcttctcgctaactgcatcttttgctcgatttcctgtgctcctaagctcttgcacacttagacacaaggttaaacacaacaggatctaacttaacttgtttgatcacatcaaaataactttggggtaccaataataatattaaatgacATTATTAATTAGATACTGTCTTACtaagatcagaatctagtcatgGTCTTTGCTTAGACTTCCCAAATAACTCTAAGCTAGACCAACGCCTATAGTCTTACTGGACTCGTCCTTGTTAGgattaaaataatttagatatctccataatagttagatattgtccactttggcccTAAgctcttataattttatttttagccTCTATCtaaaagacctcataccaatggagatatctttcggttataaattcatgatcatttccatgtatttttaatgtgagaCTTTATTGGTAACcattgcaacccaacaatccctcaaacgaaggaccgcCCCCTCAAGTCTATCCGCTTGATGTCATTTGAATAATCCTTGgcgcaccaggactttccttgcccCTCAGTCCAACCAACCTAATaaaacttccttgcctagccacaactaggacttctcttcctGGTGCATGGATATCTTGATCTAGACATGGGAGCTCCCAGTTCCTTCGTTAGAGATCAATATTCCACCCATATGGCTCGATTGGACAATGACTTTTTGTGCACAGTccacggttagtccttctggcaATATGGactctaatatcaattgttatgatcaaaaaaatttagatatctctataatggtatgatattatccactttctctcatagttttatgtttgggctctacccaaaaggtttcataccaatggagatatctttttcttataagtcTATGATCCTTttaatgtgttttcaatgtgagactttgtttACAACCCAACTGTCCTAAGTGAATCACTCTCCTCCATTGACTTACCTTTATTTACCATTTGCAATCACTTGACTTGTCTCTTAACCCGCCAGGTCTTCCTACCAGTTGTTAGGTCCGCAGATCCAACTAGACTGTCAGGTCTCGCAGACCCAGCTGGGCTGTCAAGtctcgcagacccaactggacttcctatCATATATCATGTCATGCCTTAATCTATCTGGACTTTGTGTGAGTTATTTGGTCCTCAGTCCTAACTGGGTTTCAgctagtgtcaggtcctctagactcgTCAATTCCTGCGCACTCAGTAAAAGTATCAGATAAATATAATATCTAACTTTAAaccatttgttattcatcaaaatctgagtttgaccATTGGTTCTAACTACACTAACAATaatcttaagacttgattttcaaaCCTTAAGTCTTCAAATGTTAATTTTTCATTATTACCTTGAATATTTTTCCTTGTAGGTACATATTTAAATTGTTTTGGATTCTTACCTAAActagtttctaccttcctatccttaggtaAGGTTATTCTAGCATGATATGTTTTATAATTCTCCTTAGAATTATAATGCTTCTTTTCTTCATGATAACAAGctctaaaattataaaatttaaatctagAATGCTTTTTCTCATAACATAAAGAAGtaccattaactaatggtaccttagCTATGTTCTTAGAAGCCCCTcttgatttgagcttcctcctttgttcTTAGTTGGaatcctcccccttggacattaaTTCCAATaatgcccctttttattgcaagagaagcacataaTACACTCCTTGTCCTTTCGTATCGTAGGACCAACCTCTTTTGACTTCTCTTTCATCTTGGATGCTACTTTACCCTTATTCTTCATTAATCTTGGACACTTTTTCTTCACATtctccctacattcaaaacatatgatataatttttatttttacaaatgaaAATAGTTATACCTTCATGACTTATAGAGGTAGCACATTCTCCTTCATTGATTCCAGATGTAGACACTTCTTCTTGTTCTCGTGTCAATGAACTATGCTCCCCCTCAATTCTTGAGGTGGATGCTTCTTCAATTTTATCCTTGGATGTTAAGCATCTCTCAATCTCTGAAATCTCTtgttcttgatccaatgagtttccCTATTTGGATTTGGCTTCATTTTGCATCGATGTAGGATGTTTATGAAGTTTTGCCAACTTATTCCATACCTCTTGGGTATCTTGATATTCTCCTATCTTGAACAAGAGATTGTTAGGCAATAAATCAACTAACAATTTGATTACCATATCATTTGTCTCGAATCTCTTGATTTACTCTTTTGGTCCATTTGTTCTTCCGAAGAGGTTCTTATTtttttgtctttaggagctttaaatccttccatgagagaaaactattgctctatgtccatcatCAAGAATATTTCCAATCTTGATTTCCAAATATCGAAGCTTCTCATTCTGAATGATGGAGGCGCTCGGATGTCAAATCCTAATCCATCTCAGAAATTCATTTTCGAACTTGAGTTCCTTTGATGATAAGTCTTTTACTTATTAAAACTtagggctcttcttcttcctctagctctttgctCCTTCTGAcgattagtccggtgaagagcgacctcgaactaataccacttgttaggatacaTATGAGTTAGAGGGGAGTAAATAGCTTCGTTCACTTCTTTGAACTTAATGTTGCAACGGAAACTTGAAGCAAAGACTCCACAATGCTAACATTTggattttacttgatatccacctccttgagccGACTCTCCCTCATAGATTCACTATGGAAGCCTCCTTCTTGGAGGCAGAGAAACCTCAAAGAAATTCGAATGCGATAATACAGTGAGAtaatacaacaagaaacacaaacaTTATTACAAATGATATCAAAAATGACTTTACAACAATGAATCTTGCTTTGCTTGTCCTTTTCTTATTTTGGTTAGCCTCTTAATGCTTGGAAAGTTCAATAACACTTATCACCAAAACCTCAAGAACCGGTTTCAAAGAAACTCCACGAAACCCCCTTTTCTAGGATTGCCTTCAGGCTAGAAAATGACTCCCAATTGATTAGCCTTGCTCTAATCGATTGTCATGTAGGATCCAACCATTTAAACTTGCAGATTGACTCTTTTCAtcctaccaatcgattggtgagtcataTCAATCAATTGACAACTTCTAATCGATTAATCCAATCAATTGCTCAAAGCTTTATATTCTCTCTCGAAGAGCTTCCAATTGATTACCTCAATCAATTAACCCCTGCTAAATCAATTGCTCAATTGATTCCAACCTAAATTGATTCAAAACCTTTCTATTCGCAGAGAAAACAATGCTAATCGATTGCCTAAATTGATTAGGCCACGCTAAATAAATTACTCCAATCGATTCCAGCACTTACTATGCTTTGTGAAACCAACTCCCAATTGATTGACGATACTTGCTAATCGATTGGCGCTGCTTAATCAATTAAGCTAATTGATTTCAGCAGCAAAACCCAAATTTTCGGGTTTAGGGTTTGCCCATTGATTTGTGAATCCCACCAATCGATTGCTAACCCTAATTTCATCTTTTCATGACTAAAATCATGTCTTGCTTGATATCCGATTAACCTCAACATACCAGGACTTATGTTGCCCAACATCTAGTCATCCGTAACCTGTTGGGACTTTCCATTGCCtagcatccaatcaaccttgacatgCCAGGGCTTCtctaccaagtgttcggtcaacctttgacacaattggacttttcccttgcctatccccgctaggacttccattgcataATTTCCAACTAAGTCTTCCATCGCCTAACCCtgttaggacttccattgtctagttctcaactaggtcttcCACCGCCTAACCTCGCTAGGACTTTCTATCGCataacctctagttagaacttcatattgcctaacctctagttaggatttcttattgcttaacctccagttagaacttcctgttgcctaacctccaattaggacttcctgtTACCTAACCTCCTGTTAGGACTTTTTCAGTCTAGTATTTGATcgtcccttgatctacttgacttctttctcacatattgTCGAATATCctaagtcaaggtcaagtcaatcTGAACTTAGtcaatttggtcaaccttgaccttaggATGATTGCACCAATAGGTCTAACTTTCACCTCAACCTTAGTACTCTTATCCATAGGGATAAGCTTGCCGGAGGGATGTGTCGATATCCGAATGGATAACTCGACAACTGATGAGATTAAGTCTGTAATGATGATACCAAGAAGGGTACGTCTATTACCTGAAGCGATGCCTCGATAACCAAAATGGTATATTGagagtataaaagaaacaaggtCTAATGTCAACATACGAGCTCCACTGATTTGAGTTAACGACTCATCATCAAGCTGATTAATCGGACCCAGTTGTTGGATCAACACTGTCAATCCATCTATTAAATTCCAACAATGACATCCAATGGTATGATTGGCACGTGCATAGatcatatgactaccacatgagtaACCTTATAGATCTTTGTCCTTTGGTGGTCGGTGGGAAACTTTTGTGGGGTCGGGCCGGTCACCCCAGGGATAGTTAATGagactaactgggattatcattttttttatagatcTTTGTCCTCTTGCTTTTAGGGGTGTACATTCAGTTAATTCGGTCAATAATCGAACTGAATTAATCGAAAATTGATTTAACTGATTTAATTTTAACTAACCGAACCGAATCGAAGTTTTACTAAAGCTGAATTAaccgaaccaaattaaaaatcTTTGATTAACACTGAAGTAatcaaatttgtttaaaaataataacaaaatatatacaaaattaataattaaaatttaatatttttattataattcatccttaaaataacaaaaaatacaaacaatattaaatataaaaagtttaaaaaatattataaattatatataaagcctaataaataaaattcaatttttttaataatttagttaaccAAATTTGGTAACCTAAGAAtcgaaatcaaatcaaattaaccaatatttttaaaaattaaaactaaattttcaaaTTGACCGAACCTAATTTCTGAAATAAATTGATTCAGACCATTTTTTTCGATTTAATCGAGTAGTTGCACACCCATACTTACTTCTATCCTTTCCATCCCACACAATCTATTAACTTGTTTCCAAACTCACCAAATCACTTAAGTAAcataattatagaaattaatttaataaatcattTATGTCCATAATAAACAAAAATATTGCTTCATTCTCACATTCAACACACTCATATTAGAATTAAGATTAAGAGCCCCATATTTCCCTCGAAACCGCTCCGTATCAAATTCCCTTCAAAGACAAAAGGAAAACGAAACTTTAGACCTTGTGTGgatgatgataataataattattattattactattctaAATTGGATCTCATAAGAGTCTTCAAGAAGGCAACGAGTATTAATTGTTCTCTATCCTTTTCTTGCTTTATTCTTCTTCCGAAAAAGGAGGCATATGCCAAGATGGACACTAAATTAGACAAGTCGCGGTGTTGCTTTCACTAGTGAGTTTCTTTGTCTCCATGTCATGACTTTAGCCATGGATAAGGTTTTGTATGGAATATGGGGCCATTCAGTGACATTATTGTACAAGTGACATTGGAGGAAGGGTCCATTATAGATAGCTTAATTGTAGTGTTTAATGTAACAATAGATAAGGAATATCGTATCgcataaatattaatatttaaagtTCATCTAACATAAAATTTGAAGATTGATTTCTCTTGTAGTAAACGGGAGCTAGATcccaaggtttttttttttttgggtcaaGATGTAAGAGTTTAAATCCGTATAATGATATAGATTTATTTAACCTTTGTTGTATAAGTAaataagaataattttaattaatattaaaatgacTTTAACTAACACTAAAGTTAGACTAATTTTGactgttaaaatatttttggtaagtgatacgggttatgacgAACGGACTTAGAATATGACATGGATATTAAAATTAAGGTAAGGTGGCGATCAAGGTTATGATAGGGTAATGTTTGTTACCTGATTCAACTGATCGCCCCACATTAAAATCCTGGAAGCGTGCCCAAGCATTTCCTTAGCAGGATgctcgagtgaaggccgagcgaacaTAAGGTTGTCTGTGTGCGTTTGACTGAGCAAAGTTCGGTCGAGCTTAAgggtactcagccttataaaactcttagcataCGATCGATCGGGCGAAGACCGATCGAACATAAGGACGCCTATGTGTGTTCGACCGGGTAAAGCCCGGGCGAGCTTAAGGGTACTCAGCCTTATATAACTCTTAGCATACGATTAgtcgagtgaaggtcgagcgaaCATAAGGTTGCCTATGTGCGTTCGACTGGGCAAAGCCCAGGCGAGTTTAAgggtactcagccttataaaactcttagcataTCATCGGCCGAGTGGAAGCTGAGAGAACATAAGGTTGCCTATGTGCGTTCGACCAGGCAAAGCTTGGGTGAGCTTAAGGGTACTCAGTCTTATAAAATTCTTAGCATATGATTGGTCAGGCGAAGACCGATCAAACATAAAGTTGTCCGTGTGCGTTCGACTGAGCAAAGCCTGAGTGAGCTTAAgggtactcagccttataaaactcttagcaaAGGCCAATTAAACATAAGACTTCCTGTGTGTGCTTGACCAGGCAAAGCTCAAACGAGCTTAAAGATACTCAGTCTTATAAAACTCTCAACATACGATCGGCTTAATGACCGGTCGAGATATATTCTCAATATACAACCAGCTTAATGAACGGTGGAGATATATTCAAcataaggtattctcaatatataatCGGCTTAATGATCggtcgagatatattcaacagaaggtattctaaATATACTACCGGGTTAATGACTGGTCGAGATATATTTAACAGAAGGTATGTTCAATATACGACCGACTTAATGACCAgccaagatatattcaacagaaggtattttcAATATATGACCGACTTAGTGACCGgctgagatatattcaacagacaaGCAGTTGATAACATTAGAAAAGCCTGACAAACTTGTCGAGGAATATTCCCTTGAAACTTTttcattaattaatcaattacaaTAATACACTCAATCGGATATTTCATCAAGGGCCCAAGTCATAAACTACAAAAAAGGTATATCTGAGGTAGAAAAAAGATTTCTCGAAAGATTATTGTATGCCACGCAAATTGTACTTTCTTTCATCACCTAACAAATTCTAACAAACCGAGGATCACATCATGATCGTGGAGGTTATGTCAGAATATTTACATCTGAAGTCCTACTTTATTATACTTTTGACTATTGTTTTTCTTTCACTTTTCAAgagaggagactgacttgagcatcaaagGTTCTAACAAAGAATTCTCATCCCGATTTTAGATCACTGACGTTTTATTGACTTGTCTAACTATGCATGGGATCATTTAAAAGTTTCTTTTATATCTCAATCGATCAATCACCCATTAGAGCTAACACACCATTTCATAGTCTTGAGACATAATCAGtaagaattatttaaataaatattttcttagaatatttttgaTACGAGAACCTTAGATAAatatttctttcaatattttttaatatagaaATTGTAGAACACTGCGTGAAGCAGCTCTATGAAATCTGTACTCAGACTCCTCATCAACATGAATGAGTGGATTTTTATTCTTCTTTGCacatttattatttataaaataataaatatacagAGGAATATACAGTCTCCCCTCTCAttaaatatgtatatatatatatatatatatattttttttttattttgctcCAGTTCTTACTGATACTGATCTTATCGTAAAACTCTGTATTATCAACACAAAAATGCAGATCTCAGATTTCCTACCAAATTTCCGTACGAAATGATCATAAAAAACTAGTTTTGATCTAAAAGAACAAGTTTTTACACCAAAAACAAAAGCAAAAACGAGTCTCTTTTTTTTTCCATGAAACACACAAAAAAGGGAGGAAATTTGCTCTTGCGCTGTTCAATCCCGGATGGAATTCCTCCTCCCGCCGGTCTCCTCGTCCATAAACATCTGCCGACGGCGGCACTCCTCGCTGCAGAAACCTCGATCTCCTCTGCCAAAAGCCACAATATATGGCTCGActaaaaaaggaagaaaataaaagcCAGAGCTTTACTGACTACTTTCCACTCACCTGTACATGTAGATGTCCTTCCCTTGCTGAAGCTTCCTCCTGCAAAGGAAACAGCGTTCCAAGAACGCGCCGCCGCCGGCCCCGTGGCTGCTGAGGAAGGAAGTCTTGGAGATGATTTGGGCGGGGGAGCGGTGAGGCTGCTGGGCTTCCAAGAGAACGCCTAGGCCTGCCATGGCAGctggtttctcttcttcttcctcttcctcttcctccgagTTGAGTGGGTGGGGTATTTAAGTGGAACGGGAGGAGGAGGAATGGAGGTGAGGTGGGCCGCCGGAGGAGGGTAAGGCGGCACGGAGTGATGGGGATCGGGGGAGCAGCGAGCACGATTTGGACCTCGGAGTGGTCGCTACTTTGTCTTTAGTGGATATATTTGGAGGTTATAATATTAAGGAGGGCGTTCAAGTGTGATAATGGACGGGAGACAGATGGGAGCATCTGATTGGAGGAGTTGGTGAGGGAGGCAGTGGAGGGATGCCATTGGGGTTTTGTTTCGGGGGTTTATTAGAGCATTTGATTAACCGCCGAGTCTTTAGGGTTTTTCTTTTAATTGGGTAATATGGAGGATCAATCAGCTGCTCTGAGCAACAGACCGATTCATCAGAAAGCATCTGACGGGGcagactggatcggtctgccatcTAGACGGTCTGAGAAATTCTTAATACAGTCCCATTCAAGATGGATTGCGTACGAACATCCACAATGCATACATGTTATATAACCCTTATCACAATTAAATCAAGGGTACTCTGATTATgacattatattttttaattgagGTATCAGGTTTGAACATCCTCTATACAGGCTTTTATCAATTAAATGATATCGTTCATCTAAAAATCTCTTCAGGGGTTTCTGATAAGAGACCGTTTCGGCGGTGGTGTCGGTTactataaaaagtttacccaTACAGTTTTAACAATCGAACTAGGGGTGCTCTGGTTATGACGTTTTACCCTTTCACTGAGGTGCCAGCTTCGAGCACCCCCCTACACAGGCTCTTATAAATTAAGTGGTACCGTTCACCCAAAAATCCCTTCAGGGATTTCTGATAAGGGGTCGTTTCGACAGTGGTGTCGGTCACTATGAAAAGTTTACCCATacagtttggtttaatttttttgTCCCCTCgcggcggtgcgatggttaaggcatggggtgttgctacatgaggtcttggggtcgaaactcggcgtgaccaagcataacctcccccatgtcttggccatttgcacaaatggctagtagtcacccgtgatttatctcctccgtgttggcctagggacgggttggcgggggcgctgggggcgagcgaatcaccttttttgCCACATATAACCCTTATCATTGTCTCCAGGGCGTATCACAACTGGAGGCGCATGATTTCGTGGCCGAAAGGTCCAGAGTTTGATCCTCAGGGTGTCATTGTCTGGGGTTAGCATCCCGGCTGTACGCTTTCAGCTGTGTACATACATTTACCTACCTCTATATCTGTGGGATCGGCTCTAGgagccgctgatgtggcggttccatatttttttttatataacccttatcatttcattttaaaaaatatggagTCCACTATCATAACAACCTATCTCTTTCACTCATATTCCTTTTAACGTTAATACTCATTATTTATGGGTTCCACCGTCTactcaattatcttaaaattataccatattaaataaatatatttaaaatatatttaaaatatatttaaaatatttaaaatattattatttttttaataataatctaacttttaaaaaataattttactatttttcaaaaaaataaatttttaatatatttattaaataaaataaaatttcccattattaattttaaattttaatttttttaataaataaaatttaaaaaaaaacacgtgGGGGTGGGCGGCTGGCCCACCCAGCCGCCCACCCCACATTGCTTGAACGCATTCAAGCGGAGGGATGTTATAACACTCTTCCATAACGTTGATTAACATCATTCGGTGTTATTAATAGGTGGAATAATGAGTGTTACAGATGCTCTAATGGttcataaaaaatatataaatataaaaaaatatattttattttttaaaatttggctGTAGATTAGACGCCCACCGAGCGCATCCTAtggtctgtttgggaggaggtgagggaaggggaagAAAGGGGAAATAAAGGGAAGGAAAACTTTGAACCTCTTTTGGGAAGgagtgaggaaagggaaggaaaggtaagaAAGGGTAAACTTTAACCTTCGTTATCCATGGAAAGAAAGATTTTCTTACACCCacaattggggtgtaaggaagggaaagggaaaataaaagattttttattccaattttatccttgttcttaatagtttaagaaatgtTCCAATTTCTAATTTTGCTATGTCGTCGGAGTTCAATTTCCTCGTCTTTTTCACAGTTCGCTTACTGCCAGATTATTAGAGGAGGGGATTCGACACTTCTAACTAAATTGAAGAAAGAAATCATTTTTGTCGTCAAAATTTAAAAGGATATCtacttttttaaattttctatcaaaatttaataagtttttaaagaataggaATTCTCGTTATTAgcgttatctttcaaatttttttatttaaagtttctaaaatcattatttccattatttttcatttaattacttgattatcggtaatttattatttgttatgaatag encodes the following:
- the LOC122040110 gene encoding FCS-Like Zinc finger 15-like, with protein sequence MAGLGVLLEAQQPHRSPAQIISKTSFLSSHGAGGGAFLERCFLCRRKLQQGKDIYMYRGDRGFCSEECRRRQMFMDEETGGRRNSIRD